The genomic window GTTGTGCATGTAGCGTGGCACCAGCGGCAGGCGGTAGGCCTTGTCGCGGGTGAGAAAGTAGAATTCGTCCCCCCGCACGGTGGCCTCGATGGGGCAGCCGCGGGCGATGTAATCGGGGATCAGCTCTTCAAGGGCGATGGGGTTCAGCACGGCGCCGCTCAGGGCGTGGGCCCCGACCTCGGCCCCTTTTTCCACCAGGGCGACCTCGGGGGTCAGCCCCTGCTCCCCCGCCAGTTGCATCAGGCGAATGGCGCCGGCCAAACAGGCCGGTCCGCCGCCCACGAACACCACGTCGAAATCAATTCTTTCACGCGCAATCGTCATCTTGGCCCCTCGTGATCGTCATCGGGTCATACCGCCCGCCCGCAGGTGTGCGCCCGGCCGGCGCCCACCGCTGCGGATAGCGCCCGGCGCGGGTCGATTGGGCGGCGGGGTGGGGGAAATCTTCAGGCTATCGGCAGGGTCGGCGGCAGCTTGGAAAACGGCCCCTTCTACCATGTGGCCGCCAGATTGTAAACCGCGCCGGTGGGGCCGCAGGCCTCCGGGAAAACTGTTGGCGCCCCGCCGGATAGCGTGATAAGGATCCCCCACGGCCGGCGGCGGCGCATGCCGCACCCGGGCCGCAGAATCACAACCGGACAAAATCCCCAGGATGGAGCCGTCATGGCACAGAAGGACTACTACCGCATACTGGGTGTATCACCCCAGGCCGATGTCAAGCAGGTCAAGGACGCCTACCGCGAACTGGCCCTGAAATACCACCCGGACCGCAACCAGGGCAACCCCCAGGTGACCGAGAAGATGAAAGCCCTCAACGAGGCCTACGCGGTGCTCTCCAACCCCGAGAAGCGGCGCGCCTACGATGCCCTGCGAAGCCAATTCGGCGCCTCGGCCTACACCCAGTTCCGGCAGGCCTATTCCGAGCAGGATATCTTCAGGGGCTCGGACCTTTTCCATTTCTTTGACGAGATTTCCAAGGGGTTCGGTTTTCGCGGCTACGAGGAGATCTTCCGGGAGTTTTACGGCAAGGGGTTCCGCTCCTTCGAGTTTCAGAAGCCGGGGATGAAGGCCCGCGGCTTCGTTTTTTTCGGCCCGTTGGGGCGCACCGCTCACGGCTCGCGCCGGCTGCAATCCGGCGGCGGGCTGGGGCGGCTGCCCGGCTTGCTGCTGGAAAAGATCGTCGGCGCCCGTCTGCCCCAGGCGGGTGGCGACCTGCAGGCGGATATCGAACTGACCCCGGAATTTGCCCGCCAGGGCGGCCCTTTCGCCTATTTTCATCGCCCCAAAAACAAACGCCTGGTGGTGCAGATCCCCCCGGGGGTGCGCCACGGGCAGCGGATCCGATTGGCCGGAATGGGCAGAGACGGCAAGGCCGGCGGCCGGCCGGGCGACCTCTTCCTGCGGGTCCGGATCCGCCTGCCCCTGCTCCAGAAGATCAAGCGCTTTCTTGCCGGCGGCCGGTCCTGAGGCCGGGGGCCGTCGCGCTGTTTGCCCCTTCAGACTCCCGCCGGTTCCAGGATGCCGGCTTCTCCCAGAAAATCAAGCAGGTCGGAGCAAAATTTTTCCCAGTCCGGCGGACAGTCGTTGTGGGCGGCCTCGTAGGTGATCAACCGCCCCCGGGGGGCCGCCCGGCTGAGGGCCACCCCGTGGGCGTAAGGGATGATGTCGTCGCGGCGGCCGTGGACCACCAACACCGGGCCGGGGTAGCTGCTGACCACGGCCAGGTTGTCGAATGGGTCCCGGATCAGGAAGCCGGGCGCCAGGAAGCGGTAGGCCATGGCGCGCGTGCTTTTAAAGGCCGACAGGAGCACCAGCGCGGCCGGCGGGCGCTCTGCGGCCAGGCTGCAAACCGCACCGGCGCCGATGGAGCGCCCCAGGAAAACGATGCGGTCGGGGTCAACGTCCCGGAGGCCGCGGAGGTGGTCGTGGGCGGCGATCATCGTCCGGGTGATGGCGGCCTGGGAGGGCGCGCCCTGGGAGCGGCCGTAGCCGGGGTACTCCACCAGCAGGACCGCGACGCCCCGGCGGGTGATCGACCGGAAGGCATCGGCCCACAGGTCGATGCGCTCGGCGTTGCCGTGGGCGAAGATGATCGCCGGCCAGGGACCGCTGTGCGGGAGGCCTTGGGCCTGGACCGGCAGAAACCAGGCTTCCACCCGGCCCTCGGGGGTGTCCAGCCAGAGCACCGCCACGTCCGGTCCCGCCGCGGCCGCCGGCCCGCCGCTGAGGTGGCGCGGAAAGATCATCTGGCGCTGCATCAAAAACAGCAAAGCGCAATAGCTTGCGTAGATCAGCACGAGCACCAGGCCGGTCTTGGCGGCAGGGGGCATGGGCGCCTCCGATGTCATGCGCCGCAGGATTCGGCGCGCGTTTGAATGGCGTTTGGCGGCCACGGTAACCGATCTGGGGCCCCGGCGTCAAATGTCCAGACCCCACACGAAGCCGGGAAACCGGCCAAAGGAGGCGGGATGAAAACCATCGGCATGATCGGCGGTATGAGCTGGGAGTCTTCGGCTGAGTACTACCGGGTGCTCAACACCCGCACCCGCGAGCGCCTGGGCGGGCTGCACTCCGCAGCCTGCATCCTCTTTTCGGTGGATTTCGCCGCAATCGAGGCCCTCCAGCGCCGGGGGGACTGGGCGGCGGCCACGCGCCGGATGGTGGCCGCCGGACAGGCGGTGGCGCGCGCCGGCGCCGAACTGCTGCTGATCTGCACCAACACCATGCACCTGATGGCCGACGCCGTCCAGACCGGGGTGGACATACCGCTGCTGCACATCGCCGACGCCACCGCCGAGCGAGTGCTGGCGCGGGGGTTCACGCGCATCGGGCTGCTGGGAACGCGCTTTACCATGGAAAAGGATTTCTACCGCGGCCGGCTGGCGCAAAAGTACGGTCTGGAAGTGCTGGTGCCGCCGGCGGCGGACCGCCGGGTGGCGGACGCCGTAATTTTTGACGAACTCTGCCGGGGGCGCCTCCTGCCCGCCTCCAAGGCCGCCTACCTGCGCATCATCGACGGTATGTTGCAGGCCGGCGCCCAGGGCGTCATCCTGGGCTGCACCGAGATCGGGCTGCTGGTCACCCAGGCGGATACCGCCGCGCCGCTCTTCGATACCGCCCGGATCCACGCCGAGGCGGCGGTGGATTTCGCCATCGACGGCCCGTCGGGCGGATAGGTTGTTCTTGATCTTTTGGAGGCGATTGGTTAATTGGGTCTTCTGTTTCCGACTTTAAATGACCATTTGTGGCAGCGAAACGGGAGAGACGCCATGCGGGTTTATGTGGGCTTCGACGACACCGACACCATCGATGCGGACCGCGGCACCGGAAAGCTGGCCCGCTGTTTTGAAGACCGGCTGCCGGAGGGCTGCCGCCTGTGGGGGGTGGTGCGCCAGCAGCTGCTGGTGGACGCGCGTGTGCCGTACACCTCCCACAACAGCTCCGCCTGCGTGGTGCTGGAGCTTGAAGACCCCCAGGGGTTGAAGGGTATCATCGAGCGGGCCGCAGCCCACATCGGCGCAAACTTTCTGGACGGCAGCGACCCGGGGTTGTGCGTCGCCGCGGTGGGGGCCCCCGGGCTTGCCGAGCTGGCGGATTTCGGGCGGCAATGCACCTGCCGGGTGCTGAACCAGAAGGCGGCCCTGGCCGCCGCCGCCGGTGTCCATCTCTCCGCCCATGGCGGCAGCGGGGACGGCATCATCGGGGCCGCCGCGGCCGTGGGGCTGACCGCCGCCGGCTGGTGCGGGCGGTTCATCGAGTTCGGGCTTCTCAGGGAATATCCCGACATGGTCCGGGTGAAGGATCTGGAGGCGCACCGGATTGCGGTGGTCTCGGTGGATCGCGATGCCGCAGTGCCGGGCCCGGCCGATATGGTGCTGACCAATCGCTGGGTGCGGCCGCGGCTGATGGGCGGCCGGCCGGTTCTGCTGGTGCGC from Desulfobacteraceae bacterium includes these protein-coding regions:
- a CDS encoding DnaJ domain-containing protein, whose product is MAQKDYYRILGVSPQADVKQVKDAYRELALKYHPDRNQGNPQVTEKMKALNEAYAVLSNPEKRRAYDALRSQFGASAYTQFRQAYSEQDIFRGSDLFHFFDEISKGFGFRGYEEIFREFYGKGFRSFEFQKPGMKARGFVFFGPLGRTAHGSRRLQSGGGLGRLPGLLLEKIVGARLPQAGGDLQADIELTPEFARQGGPFAYFHRPKNKRLVVQIPPGVRHGQRIRLAGMGRDGKAGGRPGDLFLRVRIRLPLLQKIKRFLAGGRS
- a CDS encoding alpha/beta hydrolase, whose protein sequence is MPPAAKTGLVLVLIYASYCALLFLMQRQMIFPRHLSGGPAAAAGPDVAVLWLDTPEGRVEAWFLPVQAQGLPHSGPWPAIIFAHGNAERIDLWADAFRSITRRGVAVLLVEYPGYGRSQGAPSQAAITRTMIAAHDHLRGLRDVDPDRIVFLGRSIGAGAVCSLAAERPPAALVLLSAFKSTRAMAYRFLAPGFLIRDPFDNLAVVSSYPGPVLVVHGRRDDIIPYAHGVALSRAAPRGRLITYEAAHNDCPPDWEKFCSDLLDFLGEAGILEPAGV
- a CDS encoding aspartate/glutamate racemase family protein, which encodes MKTIGMIGGMSWESSAEYYRVLNTRTRERLGGLHSAACILFSVDFAAIEALQRRGDWAAATRRMVAAGQAVARAGAELLLICTNTMHLMADAVQTGVDIPLLHIADATAERVLARGFTRIGLLGTRFTMEKDFYRGRLAQKYGLEVLVPPAADRRVADAVIFDELCRGRLLPASKAAYLRIIDGMLQAGAQGVILGCTEIGLLVTQADTAAPLFDTARIHAEAAVDFAIDGPSGG